One part of the Rutidosis leptorrhynchoides isolate AG116_Rl617_1_P2 chromosome 1, CSIRO_AGI_Rlap_v1, whole genome shotgun sequence genome encodes these proteins:
- the LOC139891910 gene encoding uncharacterized mitochondrial protein AtMg00820-like produces MRSRDVAFWKEAIRDKIESIMENNTWVLVDLPPGCKSLGNKWIFKRKMKVDGSVDKFKARLVIQGFRQKEGIDYFDTYAPVARITSIRLLISLASIHNIVIHQMDVRTAFLNGDLMERCT; encoded by the coding sequence ATGAGGTCTCGTGACGTTGCCTTTTGGAAAGAGGCAATTCGTGACAAGATAGAATCTATCATGGAAAATAATACATGGGTTCTAGTCGATTTGCCTCCCGGTTGTAAATCTTTGGGCAACAAGTGGATCTTCAAAAGAAAGATGAAAGTTGATGGATCGGTTGACAAGTTTAAAGCACGTTTGGTCATACAAGGTTTTAGGCAAAAGGAGggtattgactattttgatacctaTGCTCCGGTTGCGCGTATCACCAGCATTAGATTGTTGATTTCGCTTGCATCGATTCACAATATTGTTATTCACCAAATGGATGTAAGAACCGCCTTTCTTAACGGTGATTTAATGGAGAGGTGTACATGA